The nucleotide sequence CTATAGACTTATGCAAAAAATCTATTATTTGCCCTTCAGAATTAGACCAAACACAAGTAGTGTTAAGTCCAATATTTTTAGAATATTCTTTTATAGAATTTTCTAGTTGAACTAAAGTTTCAGTTCCATATACCAAAGGTTCTCTTTTGCCAAGAAGATTTAAATTGGGTCCGTTTATTACTAAAATTTTATGCAAAACATTTACACCTCCATTGATTCATAGATGTTTTTTAAAGTTAGGGCATCTTCTGCCATAGTGCCGAATGATTCGCATATTATTACAGGAGTCATATTTTTTTCATGTATTAATTGCGCAAGAGGCTCAAAGTCTGGACCATATTGCGTGTCACATAATCTCCAATGACGTTTTTCTCCGCCTTTTGTGAATTCAATTCGACTAAAATGTATGTGAAGATTTTTAAGCCTCATATTACCTAAGCCATTTTCAACTTTGTCTAATACCTGTCTAAAATCATCAATTGAATTTAAACATCCCATATCTCGTACATGGATATGTCCAAAATCTATTGTTGGAATTAAACGATCATCTATCTTACACATTTCTACTATTTCATCAACTGAGCCTAATTGATTTACTTTACCTAGTGTTTCAGGACATATAGTGATGTCGCCAAAGCCATTTTCATCAGCAGCTCTAATACTTTTTTTAAGAGTATCACAAGCAAGAGCTAAAGCTTCAGATCTTGGCATTTTACTGCAGCTACCAGCGTGTACGACTATTCTTTTTGCTCCCATCCAACGTGCGGCCTTAAGTGTGCTTAAAATATAGTTTACGGAGTTATTTCTTTTAGTGGCATCAACACTAGATAGACTTATGTAATATGGAGCGTGTATGCTTAAAAATATATCATTTTTGATTGCTTCATCTTTTAGTTTAGTAGCGCTAGCTTCTTTTATTTTTACCCCTTTGCCACATTGATATTCATATGCAGAAAGTCCCATGGAATTTAGCCACTTAGGCATTTGTAGGGAACTTTTGTAACCTTCTTCATAGAATTTGTCTGAGTTGCCAGACGGTCCAAATCTTATCAAAATATTCACTCCTTATGTAAAATAATTTCGGAAAATATTATATCATATTTGTTTGTAATAATGAATGAAAAAAAATGAAGAAAAGTGGTAGAAAAAATAGTTTTTTTTGCAAAAAATTCATTTGTATATTATCATAGAATAGAGCTTTAAAAAAATAACTGGGAGGGCAATACATATGAAAAATAAACTTTTTCTAAAACTTTATGCTTTAGTATGTTGTGTTGGTATGTGTTTGTTTTTGCAGTATAGAGTGGTTTTTGCATTAGATTTATCGGTAAATTTTGCAACAAAGGATAAGGATAATCAGGAGAGTATACAACAGCAAGATGTATTGTATGCGAAAGAAGAAACTGAAAAGAAGATTAGGAAAAAAATATCAGATACAAAACTGATAGAGGTATTGCATCTTTGTATAGAGGCAAAAGACTATAAAACTATAACAATAAAAAGTAGTTTAACTCCGCAGTTTACAGAAGTTATAGATACACAAAAAGAATTAACTAAAGAGGGATTGTTTTATTTCAAAATATTCCAAAATGCTGTGTATACAATAGTAGCGAATGATGGACAAGAAACTAAAACTATAGAAGTACCAGTTACAATTATAGGGATGTTAGGAGAACGTGACACAGAAAAACCAATAATATTATCTTTAGACTATAAAGAAGGTAATTTTGTATTAGATACAATAGACTTTAAACCAGGATTATATGGTATATTTGAAGATAATGATTCTATGAATCAAATATTAGATTTATCAAAGTTTGGTAACAAAGCGAAGGTGACACATAAAAAAGAAAGCGGTGGATATTGGATAAGGATTTATGACAAAGATGATAACTATAGAGAATGTAAGTTGACAGGGCTTGAACCTCGAGTTAAATCCTGTTATAAGAAGGATACTAAAGTAAAATTAAAAGTATTGGATTCGATTGGCCTTTGGAAAATAACAGAAAAACCTGATGGAAAGACTATAAAAAATTTGAGTGGGAAAGAATCAGAAGTAACAATAAACATTTCTTCGAAGGATGTACCTTGTATATACGTGTATAATCATGCAAACAACTACAAAAAAATAGAATTAGAAGAATATCTGGACGAGCCAGAAGTAACTAAAGCGGTAAAAAGCGGCAAAAATGTAGCATTAGTAGCAAAAGATCCAGTAGGGTTATCAAAGATAACTGAAACTGTTGACGGA is from Clostridiales bacterium and encodes:
- a CDS encoding TIM barrel protein, whose amino-acid sequence is MIRFGPSGNSDKFYEEGYKSSLQMPKWLNSMGLSAYEYQCGKGVKIKEASATKLKDEAIKNDIFLSIHAPYYISLSSVDATKRNNSVNYILSTLKAARWMGAKRIVVHAGSCSKMPRSEALALACDTLKKSIRAADENGFGDITICPETLGKVNQLGSVDEIVEMCKIDDRLIPTIDFGHIHVRDMGCLNSIDDFRQVLDKVENGLGNMRLKNLHIHFSRIEFTKGGEKRHWRLCDTQYGPDFEPLAQLIHEKNMTPVIICESFGTMAEDALTLKNIYESMEV